A window of Haliscomenobacter hydrossis DSM 1100 contains these coding sequences:
- a CDS encoding T9SS type A sorting domain-containing protein, with the protein MKASFNWIALYLWGLLLVLTITPVKAQFQRIYGNGQNNYFHKVVPDNATNPGYYVIGSEDNHGIISHVLQSGKLDWTIKLNKPCVLTDAAPVHNGPNPYNLMVVGFTLPFDQTNRSLLLIVTPNGGLQFSEEYDLAQNEGFVSITSRPVGNFAISGFINSPNFSNDVVLLDVNSNGATNMVNIYGNLGDNGYFRDIEVLFPNQYFVAGYDGNAGVIVSTDNAIPNPTFLGGVRDPSVQVFVDIALQGSNVVATGPSVATGGPPLLRKFDVNLFPIWTVKVNGLDAVHQVETSSVNGNIYLVGTKNIAGIDRAVVVRIDEANSPDPNNWIVWSKYLDSGENSHVTGQITIIVDQTVKIAFADGKTGIFNNFGQGDAFLAVTDEHLSSLCTKDHLVTFSVDTSFFEGPQLDHVDFTSLTPVGAIDYNPIGWNTRGPCPGPAPIANCGDIKVFVEPSYKERRVGFDWDVAQSDLVALEYNPPSGSMFPLGTTPVVARATYANGDTSSCRFNVIVEKLPEDSLQAPPSATPGAWFDRVYDQYGNPYRLADLQVQESGRSRLSCPNSYFDLDFEATSGMFGGSTTEMARRNVICQVFSDISQFIPQPNPGNPARVKILIRNLAFVPSVPNPQTSNVLGVAGAFFAMPPSVASKGGLLDNEIWKTINSGVDSYTGLVSPLNTQNGGGFYHGFLAFNFANSSIAWHDDLASATPANLYDLYSVALHEVLHALGFASLIVPANNTGTSFFAPANPNYFSRYDAFLKSPVNLGSLPLITNAGACSSMYDYDFNPNLANTDVLNPNPNNDPHDPDETVCVHAIQFNSSTVNQAVFTPNGFFNGSSLSHFEDECRVPLVQPNNEYYVMSNMTDRGAAYMKRYPKSEEREVLCQLGYQVLGQYGNQAQQTFYDYQSSACNNVTVAGVNDGIGPNGTYLYTTTTTGVGPVIYPLANDQGAVSFECLETLVGTAIPSTTAGTSFTINPGATPGINLLRYVPLGTNGEKGNITYIFVYVDRASCPMDSCNMVSNGGFESSSGCGGLYPQNLLANAPSIDCWESLAASPDLFTRTCTSFGLQVGVSTFNSSPATDSHNGAPNDKFLGLYRSAAFPQDFSEAAQTKLATPLQPGKSYELSFWAKTNNNINGPNSNIPALVEFASDVSYPLIHTLKYLPGVNFQTLFPNVSVPNDSVWHYFSQTFTFNGSTPHANLIVAYGGLNLPQGLSGAYFFIDDIRLKEVSCQSCTCGTHSDMSYRPYQGAQNIFVDCGDTLVAQCNGPIPWTFGGKFLCQGNSCSDTAQMFWILNKPNGTVKTGPMLADPFFNFAIPAAEFNISGFYNLRLKGVCGQDTCYCNFVVEVKCDSCCTDLNVFCQAVEEALNLIVDTCKVTLNIGNLRCNSYIESVDWGDGDQSIGHFGSGSTLMHVYTTSGTYYISYVAIGQDEQGFDCIEKTIYDTIVVCNRMSTSNKDLKATGSFHIFPNPSSGRLTLQTKGIQLKAAQFQILDLWGRKIYTGKLPNGQPNYELSIASLPPGIYFVKLLDRGELLWVHKVIKQ; encoded by the coding sequence ATGAAAGCAAGCTTCAATTGGATTGCCCTGTATTTATGGGGCTTGTTATTGGTGCTTACCATCACACCGGTAAAGGCACAGTTCCAGCGGATTTATGGCAATGGCCAGAACAACTATTTTCACAAAGTTGTACCTGATAATGCGACCAATCCTGGCTACTACGTCATTGGTAGTGAAGATAATCATGGAATCATATCCCATGTTTTACAGAGTGGAAAACTGGATTGGACGATTAAATTAAACAAGCCTTGCGTCTTAACCGACGCGGCTCCGGTACATAATGGGCCTAACCCATACAACCTGATGGTGGTGGGTTTTACGCTCCCCTTCGATCAAACCAACCGGAGTTTGCTGTTGATTGTGACTCCAAATGGGGGATTACAATTCTCAGAAGAATATGACCTGGCCCAAAACGAAGGATTTGTCAGCATTACCTCCAGGCCTGTCGGAAACTTTGCCATTTCGGGTTTTATCAACAGTCCCAATTTCTCCAATGATGTCGTTTTGCTGGATGTGAATTCCAATGGAGCCACCAACATGGTCAATATTTATGGCAACCTTGGGGACAATGGCTATTTTCGTGACATTGAAGTGTTGTTTCCTAATCAATATTTTGTAGCGGGTTATGACGGCAATGCAGGTGTTATTGTCAGTACAGATAATGCTATTCCAAACCCAACTTTTTTAGGAGGAGTAAGGGATCCCTCGGTTCAGGTTTTTGTAGATATCGCTTTGCAGGGAAGCAATGTGGTTGCTACAGGCCCCTCGGTGGCGACCGGAGGACCACCCTTGTTAAGAAAGTTTGATGTAAATCTGTTCCCAATTTGGACCGTAAAGGTGAACGGCCTGGATGCCGTCCATCAGGTGGAAACCTCGAGTGTAAATGGAAACATTTATTTGGTGGGTACCAAAAACATCGCGGGCATTGACCGGGCAGTAGTGGTAAGAATTGATGAAGCGAATAGCCCTGACCCAAATAACTGGATAGTGTGGAGCAAGTATCTGGATAGCGGCGAAAATAGCCATGTCACCGGCCAGATTACCATCATTGTCGATCAAACGGTAAAAATCGCTTTTGCGGACGGGAAAACGGGTATTTTTAATAATTTTGGACAGGGTGACGCTTTTCTGGCAGTGACGGATGAGCACCTGAGTTCCCTTTGTACAAAAGATCATTTGGTGACTTTCAGTGTCGATACTTCCTTTTTTGAAGGCCCCCAACTCGATCATGTAGATTTTACTTCCCTCACCCCAGTGGGTGCCATAGATTATAACCCTATCGGATGGAATACCAGAGGCCCTTGCCCCGGGCCAGCACCAATTGCCAACTGTGGCGACATCAAAGTTTTTGTTGAACCAAGCTACAAAGAACGCCGAGTCGGATTTGACTGGGATGTGGCTCAATCTGACCTGGTTGCCTTGGAATACAACCCTCCTTCTGGCTCAATGTTTCCCCTTGGTACAACGCCCGTAGTAGCTAGGGCGACTTACGCCAACGGCGATACCTCCAGTTGTAGGTTCAACGTGATCGTGGAAAAACTGCCTGAAGATAGCCTGCAAGCTCCACCAAGTGCTACGCCGGGTGCTTGGTTTGATCGGGTGTATGATCAATATGGGAATCCCTATCGCCTCGCAGATTTGCAGGTGCAGGAATCAGGCAGATCCCGACTCTCCTGCCCCAACAGTTATTTTGATCTGGATTTCGAGGCGACTAGTGGCATGTTCGGCGGCTCGACCACCGAGATGGCTCGCAGGAATGTAATTTGCCAGGTTTTTAGCGACATATCCCAGTTTATTCCACAACCCAATCCAGGCAATCCGGCGAGGGTAAAAATTTTGATACGCAACTTGGCCTTCGTACCTTCGGTGCCCAATCCACAAACGAGCAATGTACTCGGAGTTGCCGGAGCTTTTTTTGCCATGCCCCCAAGTGTAGCTTCAAAAGGTGGTCTTTTAGATAATGAAATCTGGAAAACCATCAACTCCGGAGTTGATTCATATACCGGGTTGGTATCACCCTTGAACACACAAAATGGCGGGGGTTTTTATCATGGCTTTTTAGCCTTTAACTTTGCCAATTCCAGCATTGCTTGGCATGACGATCTGGCCAGTGCTACACCCGCAAACTTGTACGATTTATATTCGGTTGCCTTGCACGAAGTCCTTCATGCCCTGGGCTTTGCTTCACTCATTGTGCCTGCAAACAATACTGGAACCTCCTTTTTTGCACCAGCCAATCCAAATTACTTCAGCCGATATGATGCATTTTTGAAAAGTCCGGTCAACCTGGGCAGTTTGCCCCTCATCACCAATGCGGGGGCTTGTTCTTCCATGTACGATTACGATTTCAATCCCAATCTGGCCAACACCGATGTTTTGAATCCCAATCCCAACAACGATCCCCACGACCCTGATGAAACAGTTTGTGTACATGCCATCCAATTTAACTCTTCCACCGTTAATCAAGCCGTTTTTACTCCCAATGGTTTTTTCAATGGCAGTTCACTGAGCCATTTTGAAGATGAATGCAGAGTACCTTTGGTACAGCCCAACAACGAGTACTATGTGATGTCGAACATGACCGATCGGGGGGCTGCCTATATGAAGCGCTACCCCAAATCCGAAGAACGAGAAGTGTTGTGCCAATTGGGTTACCAGGTACTCGGACAATACGGCAACCAGGCCCAGCAGACCTTTTATGATTACCAAAGCTCTGCTTGCAATAATGTAACAGTAGCTGGTGTGAACGACGGAATCGGGCCGAATGGCACATACTTGTACACGACTACAACAACTGGAGTCGGTCCTGTAATTTATCCTTTGGCCAATGATCAGGGTGCTGTATCCTTTGAATGTTTGGAAACATTGGTTGGTACCGCTATCCCCAGCACCACTGCCGGAACATCCTTTACTATTAACCCAGGTGCTACTCCTGGAATCAACCTGTTGCGCTATGTACCCTTAGGTACCAATGGTGAAAAAGGAAATATCACCTATATATTTGTCTATGTTGATCGAGCAAGTTGCCCGATGGATTCTTGTAATATGGTATCGAATGGTGGCTTTGAATCAAGCTCCGGATGTGGTGGATTATACCCTCAAAACCTCTTAGCAAATGCGCCCAGTATTGACTGCTGGGAGTCCCTGGCTGCTTCGCCGGATTTATTTACCAGGACATGCACTTCTTTTGGTTTGCAAGTCGGTGTTTCCACCTTCAATAGCAGTCCAGCTACTGATTCCCATAATGGAGCGCCCAATGATAAGTTTTTAGGATTGTACCGGTCCGCCGCTTTCCCACAGGACTTTTCCGAAGCTGCACAAACTAAACTGGCAACACCTTTACAACCAGGAAAGTCTTATGAGTTGTCCTTTTGGGCCAAAACGAACAACAACATCAATGGTCCGAACAGCAATATTCCAGCCCTCGTTGAGTTTGCATCGGATGTTTCTTATCCATTGATACATACCCTGAAATATTTGCCAGGAGTCAATTTCCAAACTCTCTTCCCCAATGTTAGTGTTCCAAACGACAGCGTCTGGCATTATTTCAGTCAGACTTTTACCTTCAATGGTTCAACTCCACATGCCAACCTTATCGTGGCTTACGGGGGCCTGAATTTACCCCAGGGACTTAGTGGTGCCTATTTCTTTATAGATGACATCAGACTGAAGGAGGTAAGCTGCCAAAGCTGCACCTGCGGCACCCACAGCGACATGTCGTACCGACCCTACCAGGGCGCTCAGAATATCTTCGTTGATTGTGGGGATACCCTCGTAGCCCAATGCAATGGCCCAATCCCCTGGACCTTTGGAGGTAAGTTTCTTTGTCAGGGCAACTCATGCAGCGATACCGCCCAAATGTTCTGGATACTCAATAAACCAAATGGGACCGTAAAAACTGGTCCGATGCTGGCCGATCCATTTTTTAATTTTGCCATTCCCGCCGCTGAATTCAATATTTCCGGCTTTTACAATTTAAGATTAAAGGGTGTTTGTGGCCAGGATACCTGTTATTGTAATTTTGTAGTAGAAGTGAAATGCGATTCCTGTTGCACCGATTTGAATGTTTTTTGCCAGGCCGTTGAGGAAGCCCTCAATCTGATTGTGGATACTTGCAAGGTCACCTTGAACATCGGTAATCTTCGTTGTAACAGTTACATCGAATCGGTAGATTGGGGTGATGGGGATCAGAGTATCGGTCATTTTGGTTCAGGGTCAACACTCATGCATGTTTATACAACCAGTGGCACTTACTACATCTCCTACGTGGCAATAGGCCAGGACGAACAAGGATTTGATTGTATTGAAAAAACAATCTACGATACCATTGTCGTTTGTAATCGCATGTCTACTTCGAATAAAGACCTGAAAGCAACCGGAAGCTTCCACATCTTCCCCAACCCAAGCTCAGGTCGGCTCACTTTACAAACGAAAGGAATCCAGTTAAAAGCCGCACAATTCCAAATCCTTG
- a CDS encoding RNA-binding domain-containing protein yields the protein MDAKELLNLVSGGENSRVQLKENVTNATSVAQEIVAFANSKGGKLIIGVNDKTGDIVGLSFADLQRINNMLTTAANEHVKSAIIIDTETVDVDGKKVIVAHVPEGNDKPHTDKDGLIFIKNGSDKRKVTSKEELSRMLQSSGNLYAEQMLIRESTIKDLDWGLFREFYEKKYQEDIAIEDFQAKVENLTLGAEGKINLAGNLLFGKNPQRLSPNCYIAAIWFQGNDLAGTKYLSSENIGGDLPRMFKDARKFVIGCLRKVQNGKDFNSLGDLEVPEIVINELLINALIHRDYFVHDSIKVFVFDNRIEIKSPGKLPNSLTTEQIKAGLSRRRNHILASYALDLLPYRGAGSGILRALQAWPAIEFHNFPETEQFNVIIHRPANETQI from the coding sequence ATGGACGCGAAAGAACTCCTCAATTTGGTCTCAGGTGGCGAAAACAGTCGGGTGCAACTCAAAGAGAATGTCACCAATGCGACCAGCGTGGCGCAGGAGATAGTCGCATTTGCCAACAGCAAGGGTGGTAAGCTGATCATTGGGGTAAATGACAAAACGGGTGATATCGTTGGGCTTTCCTTTGCGGACCTTCAACGGATCAACAATATGCTGACCACTGCCGCCAATGAACACGTGAAAAGTGCCATCATCATTGATACGGAGACCGTGGATGTAGATGGCAAAAAAGTGATTGTAGCCCATGTCCCGGAAGGAAACGACAAGCCCCACACCGACAAGGACGGCCTTATTTTCATCAAAAATGGTTCTGACAAACGCAAAGTAACCAGCAAGGAAGAGCTCTCCCGAATGCTGCAAAGCAGCGGAAACCTATACGCAGAACAAATGCTGATCCGAGAATCTACCATAAAAGACCTGGATTGGGGTTTGTTTCGGGAGTTTTATGAAAAAAAATACCAGGAGGACATTGCCATCGAGGATTTTCAGGCCAAAGTCGAAAACCTGACTTTGGGGGCAGAAGGAAAGATCAATTTGGCGGGCAACCTGCTTTTTGGCAAAAATCCCCAGCGGCTCAGTCCCAACTGCTACATCGCGGCAATCTGGTTTCAAGGCAATGATTTGGCGGGCACCAAGTACCTTTCCAGTGAAAACATCGGTGGCGATTTGCCCCGCATGTTCAAAGACGCCCGAAAGTTTGTGATTGGCTGTCTACGCAAAGTGCAAAACGGCAAGGATTTTAATAGCCTGGGCGATTTAGAAGTGCCCGAAATAGTCATCAATGAGTTGCTGATCAACGCGCTGATTCATCGGGATTATTTCGTCCACGATTCCATCAAGGTGTTTGTTTTCGACAACCGCATAGAAATAAAAAGTCCCGGAAAATTGCCCAATAGCCTAACTACTGAGCAGATAAAAGCCGGGCTAAGTCGGCGCAGAAACCATATTTTGGCCTCCTATGCCCTGGATTTGTTGCCGTACCGGGGAGCGGGGAGCGGCATCCTTCGTGCTTTACAAGCCTGGCCGGCGATTGAATTTCACAATTTCCCCGAGACTGAACAATTCAACGTAATCATCCACCGACCAGCCAATGAAACTCAAATTTGA
- a CDS encoding addiction module protein encodes MSTSILEEVSKLTRLEKIELARYLFKEIANEEAEDDFELSDEQKADLDQAWAEIENGTAELYTGEQISKELKEKYGINVSLP; translated from the coding sequence ATGAGCACAAGTATCTTAGAAGAGGTTTCAAAACTCACCAGACTCGAAAAAATTGAGCTGGCCCGTTACTTGTTTAAAGAAATTGCAAATGAAGAGGCCGAGGATGATTTCGAGCTTTCGGACGAGCAAAAGGCCGATTTAGACCAAGCTTGGGCAGAAATTGAAAACGGAACTGCCGAACTTTATACTGGCGAACAAATCAGCAAAGAACTCAAAGAAAAATATGGTATCAACGTTTCGTTGCCGTAA
- a CDS encoding single-stranded DNA-binding protein encodes MYPSIFLPFPGSGVIHNHLGTIRSTIWHDVLVFRAQAAHFAKDLKKGDAVEITGGIAYKAFKDEKGFTRRQASIIASYVEKIEYHKQGSLLGKEVDEAMDAVSE; translated from the coding sequence ATGTATCCATCCATTTTTTTGCCTTTTCCCGGTTCCGGGGTCATACATAACCATTTGGGCACCATAAGGAGTACCATCTGGCATGATGTACTAGTATTCCGTGCACAAGCTGCGCATTTTGCCAAAGACCTGAAAAAAGGTGACGCCGTTGAAATTACTGGCGGCATTGCTTACAAAGCATTCAAAGATGAGAAAGGGTTTACCCGCAGACAAGCTTCAATCATTGCCAGCTATGTTGAGAAGATTGAGTACCACAAGCAAGGCAGTCTGCTTGGTAAAGAAGTAGATGAGGCTATGGATGCCGTTTCTGAGTAA
- a CDS encoding DUF6371 domain-containing protein, whose product MYDPGTGKRQKNGWIHTALKNRLSRKGQTLPEWLINYEHAPKIPVPFGLHLLKESCGKPVAVVESAKTGVIMTAIQPKALWLAVGSLSNLNEQRLKEVKDFEIVLYPDLGGFERWIMKADILKKKGFKIAVSELLESNSKSSENKAGYDIADFFLIKNN is encoded by the coding sequence ATGTATGACCCCGGAACCGGGAAAAGGCAAAAAAATGGATGGATACATACAGCTTTGAAAAATCGCCTTTCCAGAAAGGGGCAAACTTTGCCTGAATGGCTGATAAACTACGAGCATGCTCCAAAAATTCCAGTGCCTTTTGGGCTACATTTATTGAAAGAAAGCTGTGGAAAGCCTGTTGCTGTTGTCGAAAGTGCCAAAACTGGGGTGATTATGACAGCTATTCAGCCGAAAGCTCTTTGGCTTGCAGTAGGGAGTCTTTCAAATTTGAATGAACAGAGATTGAAGGAGGTAAAAGACTTTGAAATAGTGCTTTATCCAGATTTAGGAGGGTTTGAACGATGGATAATGAAGGCAGATATTTTGAAGAAAAAAGGTTTTAAGATAGCTGTATCAGAGCTATTGGAATCGAACTCAAAAAGTTCAGAGAACAAAGCAGGGTATGATATAGCTGATTTCTTTTTAATAAAAAATAATTAA